A single genomic interval of Lucilia cuprina isolate Lc7/37 chromosome 2, ASM2204524v1, whole genome shotgun sequence harbors:
- the LOC124420697 gene encoding seminal metalloprotease 1-like, translated as MEVNIILVILFLILVNYHKLSVKAEIHQDDTELTVELFKGIKEVPEQTTLNVDDNELYDGKISEKTEKVEDNLELTLDKEVPLEADSTEDDPELTAGFYEGDMEVDLTRNGAVGAAKRWPNGVVRFKIGPVFDVNHTLYILEAMKTIESVSCIRFRHALPTTKAYIQIRKGTGCSAFVGYTGKAQNVNLRVDPLDKGCFRKGSIMHELLHSLGFYHQHKASDRDKYIRIAWNNILEDKKQFFNKFDAKFVTDFGVGYDYESVLHYSLGAFSKNGQNTIIPLKDTKGVKIGQRQYLTKKDIRKLNLMYKC; from the exons ATGGaagttaatataattttagtaaTTCTGTTCTTAATTCTGGTCAATTATCACAAATTATCAGTGAAGGCTGAAATACATCAAGATGATACAGAATTGACTGTAGAGTTGTTTAAAGGTATTAAGGAAGTTCCTGAACAGACCACTTTAAATGTAGACGATAATGAATTATATGATGGCAAAATATCCGAAAAGACGGAAAAAGTAGAAGATAATCTGGAACTAACACTTGATAAGGAAGTGCCTCTAGAAGCCGACAGTACTGAAGATGATCCGGAGTTAACTGCTGGATTCTATGAAGGTGATATGGAAGTTGATTTGACACGTAACGGTGCAGTTGGCGCCGCAAAAAGATGGCCTAATGGTGTAGTGCGTTTTAAAATAGGCCCAGTATTTG ATGTTAACCACACATTATATATTCTGGAAGCTATGAAAACCATTGAATCAGTAAGCTGTATACGTTTCCGTCATGCTTTGCCTACAACAAAAGCCTATATACAAATTCGCAAAGGTACCGGTTGTAGTGCCTTTGTAGGTTATACCGGTAAAGcacaaaatgttaatttacGTGTTGATCCTCTGGACAAGGGTTGCTTTCGAAAAGGCAGTATTATGCATGAACTATTGCATTCTCTAGGTTTTTATCATCAACATAAGGCCTCTGATCGCGATAAGTATATAAGGATTGCTTGGAATAATATTTTGGAGGATAAGAagcaatttttcaataaatttgatGCAAAATTTGTTACCGATTTTGGTGTCGGCTATGATTATGAAAGTGTTTTGCATTATTCCCTTGGTGCTTTTTCGAAAAATGGACAAAATACTATTATTCCTTTGAAGGATACCAAGGGAGTAAAAATTGGACAACGTCAGTATTTAACTAAGAAAGATATAAggaaattgaatttaatgtataagtgttag
- the LOC124418940 gene encoding seminal metalloprotease 1-like yields MYKKVFLVILLFIGYCQAVPVETMETDPEFVGGFFEGDMDLDLTRNGLIDTSKRWPNAIVRYKIDQVFDIDHTLYILKGMQIIESNSCIRFRHATDAATSYIQINGNPTGCSAFVGYRGSKQNVNLQPDNLDKGCFRIGSVMHELLHALGFHHEHSTFYRDDYLKVVWENIQQGKEPFFQKYNASTVTGFGVSYDYGSVMHYPSAAFSKNGEKTLIPLQGENIEIGQRRELSDKDIRKLNLMYKCNV; encoded by the exons ATGTATAAGAAAGTATTTTTGGTGATCCTGCTATTTATAGGCTATTGTCAGGCAGTACCAGTTGAAACAATGGAAACAGATCCTGAGTTTGTGGGTGGATTTTTCGAAGGTGATATGGATTTAGATTTAACACGTAATGGATTAATAGACACTAGCAAACGGTGGCCAAATGCTATTGTGCGCTATAAAATTGATCAGGtgtttg atATCGATCATacgttatatattttaaagggcATGCAAATTATTGAATCCAACAGTTGTATACGTTTTCGTCATGCCACCGATGCTGCCACATCCTACATACAAATTAATGGTAATCCTACTGGCTGTAGTGCTTTTGTCGGTTATAGAGGCTCTAAACAGAATGTTAATTTACAACCTGATAATTTGGATAAGGGTTGCTTTAGGATAGGCAGTGTTATGCATGAATTATTACATGCATTGGGATTTCATCATGAACATAGTACCTTCTATCGTGATGATTATCTTAAAGTTGTTTGGGAAAATATTCAGCAAGGAAAAGAACCAttctttcaaaaatataatgcttCAACTGTTACGGGTTTTGGTGTCAGTTATGATTATGGTAGTGTCATGCACTATCCCTCGGCGGCATTCTCGAAAAATGGTGAAAAAACTTTGATACCATTGCAGGGTGAAAATATTGAGATTGGTCAACGTCGGGAATTAAGTGATAAGGATATTAGGAAATTAAACTTAATGTATAAATGTAATGTTTAA
- the LOC111676659 gene encoding seminal metalloprotease 1-like, with translation MKQYQSLVLLLLLIANCYALPVDLAIEEENPELTAGFIEGDMDIDLSRNGGTDENKRWPDGIVYYEISDEYDEDHARYIREAMDAIENDSCIQFLEAPENATAFVEISPKKDGCFAKIGYRGTKQELNLQNYALNRGCFVKGTIMHELLHVLGFYHQHNVPERDEYITIIEGNVKDGQMKNFNKYNEWDVTSFGVEYDYASIMHYHATAYSKNGFTTIATVGDEYREIGQRRGLSEGDITKLKAMYGCSD, from the exons ATGAAGCAATACCAAAGTTTAGTTCTGCTCCTTCTTTTGATAGCAAACTGCTATGCTCTGCCTGTAGACTTGGCAATTGAGGAAGAAAATCCTGAATTAACTGCAGGTTTTATAGAAGGTGACATGGATATAGACTTAAGTAGAAATGGAGGCACGGATGAAAATAAAAGATGGCCCGATGGCATAGTATACTATGAAATAAGTGATGAATATG ATGAGGATCATGCCCGTTACATACGTGAAGCTATGGATGCTATTGAAAACGATAGCTGTATACAATTCCTTGAGGCGCCTGAAAATGCAACCGCTTTTGTAGAAATTTCCCCTAAAAAAGATGGTTGTTTTGCTAAAATTGGTTATCGTGGTACTAAACAGGAATTGAATCTACAAAACTATGCTCTAAACAGAGGTTGCTTCGTCAAAGGTACAATTATGCATGAACTATTACACGTTTTGGGTTTCTATCATCAACATAATGTCCCGGAACGTGATGAATATATTACCATTATAGAGGGTAATGTTAAGGACGGACAAATGAAGAACTTTAACAAATATAATGAATGGGACGTAACAAGTTTTGGAGTTGAATATGATTATGCTAGTATTATGCATTATCATGCTACAGCATATTCGAAAAATGGCTTTACGACTATAGCTACAGTGGGTGATGAGTATAGAGAAATCGGTCAACGTCGTGGTTTGAGTGAGGGAGATATTACGAAACTGAAGGCAATGTATGGTTGCAGTGATTAG
- the LOC111676660 gene encoding seminal metalloprotease 1-like, with product MILFVILLSNLLAYGYTAPVNTELWEEDPELTAGYYEGDMLLATNRNGVTNVLKTWPLGIVYYKIDEVFNADQISYIQQAMAAIESISCIRFQIAGNDTRDYINITGTLHGCYATVGYTGFKQTLNLHVNDLDKGCFIKGKIIHELLHALGFYHQHSAPNRDDYIWVMLENVQDKYKPFFRKQSEKFVTDFGIEYDYYSVMHYSSTAFTKNGLPTIIPLQSGVELGQRKGLSFKDILKLNLMYDCALREV from the exons ATGATActctttgtaattttattaagcaATTTACTAGCCTACGGCTATACAGCTCCTGTTAATACCGAATTATGGGAAGAAGATCCTGAATTAACTGCTGGTTATTATGAAGGTGATATGCTGCTGGCAACCAATAGAAATGGtgtaacaaatgttttaaaaacttggCCTTTGGGCATAGTTTACTATAAAATAGATGAAGTGTTTA aTGCCGATCAAATATCTTACATACAACAAGCTATGGCTGCCATTGAATCGATAAGCTGTATACGTTTCCAGATAGCTGGAAATGATACCAGAGACTATATTAATATTACCGGAACACTGCACGGTTGTTATGCGACAGTAGGTTATACGGGCTTTAAACAGACTTTAAATTTACATGTTAACGATTTGGATAAAGGCTGCTTTATAAAAGGCAAGATTATTCATGAACTGTTACACGCCTTAGGTTTCTATCATCAACATAGTGCCCCAAATCGAGATGACTATATTTGGGTTATGCTGGAAAATGTTCAAGATAAATATAAACCTTTCTTTAGGAAACAAAGTGAAAAGTTTGTCACCGACTTTGGTATTGAATATGATTATTATAGTGTTATGCACTATAGCTCTACGGCCTTTACGAAAAATGGTCTACCTACTATAATACCTTTACAGAGTGGTGTGGAGTTGGGACAAAGGAAGGGTTTAAGTTTCAAAGATATATTGAAACTTAATTTGATGTATGATTGTGCTTTAAGAGAAGTATAA